One Vitis vinifera cultivar Pinot Noir 40024 chromosome 8, ASM3070453v1 genomic window carries:
- the LOC100255845 gene encoding protein trichome birefringence-like 3 — translation MKPSRGKLPLPIITVVICAFAIIALLYTQRITSPSPNSILRFKSCSRKKHTPNSSDRDGKNDLDDSEADDKFDFDPEECSIVNGKWVFNSSVKPLYTDRSCPYLDRQVSCAKNGRPDSAYRHWEWQLDDCELPRFNPKTALKKLRGKRLMFVGDSLQRGQWQSFVCLVEHIIPEDKKSMHRGRSHSVFKAKEYNTTIEFYWAPFLVESNSDLHIIGDPRQRILRVDSVSKHAKHWLGVDILVFNTYVWWMSGLRIKSLWGSFANGEEGYEELDAPVAYRFGLKTWANWVDSTVNPNKTRVFFTTMSPTHMRSADWNNKDGIKCYNETKPVMKRGHWGTGSDKRIMNVVDSIVEKMKVPVTVINITQMSEHRVDAHSSVYTETQGNLLTEEQKADPLRYADCIHWCLPGVPDTWNQAFLAYL, via the exons ATGAAACCCTCCCGGGGGAAGCTACCTCTGCCCATCATTACTGTTGTCATCTGTGCTTTTGCTATCATCGCCCTCTTGTACACACAAAGAATCACTTCTCCCTCTCCCAACTCAATTCTCAGGTTCAAATCCTGTTCTAGAAAAAAACACACTCCCAACTCTA GTGACAGGGATGGAAAGAATGATCTGGACGACTCAGAAGCCGACGACAAGTTTGATTTTGACCCGGAAGAGTGCAGTATTGTTAATGGAAAGTGGGTGTTTAACTCTTCAGTTAAGCCTCTCTACACAGACAGGAGCTGCCCATATCTCGATAGACAGGTCTCTTGTGCCAAAAATGGAAGACCAGATTCCGCCTATCGCCACTGGGAATGGCAGCTGGACGACTGTGAATTGCCAAG ATTCAATCCTAAAACTGCCCTTAAGAAACTGCGAGGGAAGAGGCTAATGTTCGTGGGAGACTCGCTTCAAAGAGGTCAATGGCAGTCATTTGTTTGTCTCGTTGAACACATTATACCTGAAGACAAGAAGTCCATGCATCGCGGCCGCTCTCATTCAGTCTTCAAAGCCAAG GAATACAATACTACAATAGAATTCTATTGGGCTCCATTCCTTGTGGAATCAAATTCAGATCTCCATATCATAGGAGACCCAAGGCAAAGAATACTGAGAGTGGATTCAGTTTCCAAGCATGCCAAACACTGGCTAGGAGTGGATATCCTCGTGTTCAATACTTATGTCTGGTGGATGAGTGGCCTGCGGATCAAGTCCCT ATGGGGTTCATTTGCAAATGGGGAAGAAGGATATGAAGAGCTGGACGCCCCGGTCGCTTACAGGTTCGGTTTGAAGACGTGGGCCAACTGGGTCGATTCAACTGTTAATCCTAACAAGACCCGTGTCTTCTTCACAACTATGTCTCCTACACACATGAG AAGCGCGGACTGGAACAATAAGGATGGGATCAAATGCTACAATGAGACAAAGCCAGTGATGAAGAGGGGGCACTGGGGGACTGGATCCGATAAAAGGATAATGAATGTGGTAGACAGCATAGTGGAGAAGATGAAGGTCCCGGTTACAGTCATCAACATAACACAAATGTCAGAACACCGAGTCGATGCTCACTCATCAGTTTACACTGAGACTCAAGGCAACCTGTTAACCGAGGAGCAGAAGGCAGACCCACTACGCTACGCAGACTGCATACATTGGTGTTTGCCTGGAGTTCCGGACACATGGAATCAAGCTTTTCTTGCATATTTGTAG